One stretch of Halobacillus litoralis DNA includes these proteins:
- a CDS encoding carboxymuconolactone decarboxylase family protein, protein MGNDLLYAKSYFERLPELGDLAPEAFKTFVAFDKKALEPGKLNGKLKELIAVAVAHVTGCPYCIDLHVKNVKKQEATKEEVSEAILVATALKAGSSIAHSVNALNTYDEKGDDALYKASYFSRLKELSNLHRDAFHAFVDFDQQSMKEGAISAKDKELIAVAVAHTTGCPYCIDVHTKGAKKQGASKEEVAEAIFVATALKAGSALAHSVNALNSYDDE, encoded by the coding sequence GATCTACTCTATGCAAAATCATATTTTGAGAGGCTGCCGGAACTTGGAGATTTGGCACCAGAAGCGTTCAAAACTTTTGTAGCATTCGATAAAAAAGCGCTCGAACCAGGAAAGCTTAATGGGAAATTAAAGGAATTAATCGCTGTAGCGGTTGCTCATGTGACAGGATGCCCTTATTGCATCGATTTGCATGTGAAAAATGTGAAAAAGCAGGAAGCGACAAAAGAAGAAGTTTCAGAAGCAATCCTTGTAGCGACAGCGCTTAAAGCGGGTTCATCCATCGCACACAGTGTAAATGCGTTGAATACATACGATGAAAAAGGCGACGATGCTTTATACAAAGCCTCTTACTTCAGCCGTCTTAAAGAACTTTCCAACCTTCATAGAGATGCCTTTCATGCGTTTGTCGATTTTGATCAGCAATCCATGAAAGAGGGAGCGATTTCCGCTAAAGATAAAGAACTCATTGCCGTAGCTGTCGCCCATACAACAGGCTGTCCTTACTGCATCGATGTTCATACGAAAGGTGCGAAGAAGCAGGGAGCTTCTAAAGAGGAGGTAGCTGAAGCCATTTTTGTTGCCACGGCTTTAAAAGCAGGTTCGGCTCTAGCTCACAGTGTGAATGCTTTAAATTCCTACGATGATGAATAA
- a CDS encoding WYL domain-containing protein — MNGVLRRALEEKQKLEFIYMADEGKISQRVIRVVSIKEETVLAYCYTRKTVRTFKLANILSVTPYKESKRYKRTP; from the coding sequence ATGAATGGAGTATTGAGAAGGGCTTTAGAGGAGAAGCAAAAACTGGAATTCATCTATATGGCTGACGAAGGGAAGATCTCACAGAGGGTCATCCGTGTTGTATCCATCAAAGAGGAGACCGTCCTGGCTTATTGTTATACACGTAAGACTGTTCGGACATTCAAGCTTGCCAATATTTTGTCTGTAACTCCTTATAAAGAGAGCAAGCGGTATAAAAGGACCCCTTGA
- a CDS encoding DnaD domain protein — protein MNYIKAINAFYDHQEFNPLTSAAINLWHSLMHVNNNSRWKKEFTASMTVLCLKSNLSESSIRKARKELVEKGYVTFTSRPGNQAPIYRILPLYEEMDSESDSVEETSGGKSNGSDTGKSNTLSKQNEKKEKEAVVETTAENPHHFYENNIGTLSPFIAEKVTQWCEEMSDELVIQSMKLAVESNKPFFSYCEGILKQWQQAGVRTLRAAERAQETHKKKRTTSKHEKNKSVFNKLKEEVQV, from the coding sequence ATGAACTATATCAAAGCGATCAACGCCTTCTACGATCACCAGGAATTCAACCCTCTGACTTCTGCCGCCATCAACCTTTGGCACAGCCTCATGCATGTGAATAACAATTCCCGCTGGAAAAAAGAATTTACGGCTTCGATGACCGTCCTTTGTCTGAAGTCCAACTTGAGCGAGAGCAGCATTCGTAAAGCACGCAAGGAACTCGTGGAGAAAGGGTATGTGACGTTCACTTCGAGACCGGGCAACCAGGCTCCCATCTATCGGATCCTCCCTTTATATGAAGAAATGGACAGCGAGAGCGACAGTGTGGAGGAGACCAGTGGCGGCAAGTCGAACGGCAGTGATACCGGCAAGTCGAACACATTAAGTAAACAAAACGAAAAGAAAGAAAAAGAAGCAGTAGTAGAAACGACAGCTGAGAATCCCCACCATTTTTACGAAAACAATATCGGGACGTTGTCGCCGTTCATCGCAGAAAAAGTCACTCAGTGGTGTGAAGAGATGTCTGATGAACTCGTCATCCAATCGATGAAGCTTGCGGTGGAGAGCAACAAGCCTTTCTTCAGCTATTGTGAAGGCATTCTGAAACAGTGGCAGCAAGCGGGCGTGCGGACTTTGAGAGCAGCGGAACGAGCTCAGGAAACTCACAAGAAAAAGAGGACCACTT
- a CDS encoding DUF1643 domain-containing protein, which translates to MSLPSGCRYWYADEKVNAVMDESEEYRYLLKCEWDDHKEGVTFVMLNPSYADTKICDRTINRCVGFSRSWGYGRMNVVNLFALRSKNPEYLKSHPDPIGNENDRYILEAAYDSELLIFAWGENHCSIKNRDKEVQVILSMYKPHCIKKTANGKHPRHPLFLRRDLYPIPF; encoded by the coding sequence ATGTCTTTACCATCAGGGTGCAGGTATTGGTATGCTGACGAAAAGGTAAATGCAGTCATGGATGAAAGTGAAGAGTATAGGTACCTTTTGAAATGTGAATGGGATGATCATAAAGAAGGGGTAACCTTTGTCATGTTAAACCCTAGTTATGCAGATACAAAGATCTGTGATCGTACGATAAATAGATGTGTGGGGTTCTCCAGGTCATGGGGTTATGGAAGAATGAATGTTGTGAATTTATTTGCCCTTAGATCGAAAAATCCAGAATACCTTAAAAGCCACCCCGATCCAATCGGAAACGAAAACGACCGTTACATTTTGGAAGCTGCTTATGATTCGGAATTATTAATTTTTGCATGGGGAGAAAACCATTGTTCCATAAAAAATAGGGATAAGGAAGTTCAAGTTATTTTATCTATGTATAAACCTCATTGTATTAAGAAAACAGCTAACGGGAAACATCCAAGACACCCTTTGTTTTTGAGAAGAGATTTATATCCAATTCCTTTTTAA